A region from the Salvelinus fontinalis isolate EN_2023a chromosome 23, ASM2944872v1, whole genome shotgun sequence genome encodes:
- the LOC129821506 gene encoding uncharacterized protein LOC129821506, with amino-acid sequence MPGCFSRETTVLDEVQLNVPLDDVPDVPQLPVLLDVQNAAIILEDVPDVQTILEEATGNWQLIPIRFSPLYCGPVVIRNNAGSVVKAWRTFQFISPIITYMRGGSQQVVVRMHHVSRVRGLETQLVWAISKETARLSPEGIPYCANKVQSITWIQRVAGRVIHYASHLRHKTSVDVTLGCYQMIFHDNVSVVYATLHMGLDGLLSSSAWSEASSFSTPTTQQFTDPDPEGHN; translated from the exons ATGCCTGGGTGCTTTTCAAGAGAAACAACTGTCCTGGATGAGGTCCAGTTGAATGTGCCATTGGATGATGTGCCAGATGTTCCACAGCTGCCAGTCCTCCTTGATGTCCAGAATGCTGCTATCATCCTTGAGGATGTGCCAGATGTGCAGACTATCCTTGAG GAGGCCACTGGCAATTGGCAGTTGATTCCGATTAGGTTCAGCCCCCTGTACTGTGGGCCTGTTGTGATCAGG AACAATGCCGGTTCGGTGGTTAAAGCTTGGAGAACTTTCCAGTTCATCAGCCCCATCATCACCTACATGCGTGGGGGATCCCAG caggtggtggtgaggatgcaccacGTGAGTAGGGTGAGAGGCCTGGAGACTCAACTGGTGTGGGCCATCTCCAAGGAGACAGCCAGGCTTAGTCCAGAGGGCATCCCCTACTGTGCCAACAAAGTGCAGTCCATCACTTGGATCCAG cgtGTGGCTGGCAGGGTGATCCACTATGCGTCTCACCTCCGCCACAAGACGTCTGTGGACGTGACGCTTGGCTGCTACCAG atgattttccacgacaatgTCTCAGTGGTGTACGCCACTCTCCACATGGGGCTGGATGGGCTTCTCTCCTCTTCAGCGTGGTCGGAGGCTTCCTCCTTCTCTACGCCCACCACTCAGCAGTTCACTGACCCAGACCCTGAGGGCCACAACTGA